One genomic region from Microcystis panniformis FACHB-1757 encodes:
- a CDS encoding reverse transcriptase domain-containing protein, translated as MGTKVKPTRRVWIPKPNGEKRPLGIPTMKDRALQALAKLVLEPEWEAKFEPNSYGFRVGRSCHDAIAGIFQAINKKAKYVLGASHLRDE; from the coding sequence TTGGGAACAAAGGTCAAACCCACACGCCGAGTATGGATTCCCAAACCCAACGGCGAAAAACGACCTTTAGGAATACCTACCATGAAAGACCGTGCCTTACAAGCACTAGCTAAACTGGTACTAGAACCAGAGTGGGAAGCCAAATTCGAGCCTAACAGCTATGGATTTAGAGTAGGACGCTCTTGTCACGATGCTATAGCAGGGATATTCCAAGCCATTAACAAAAAGGCAAAGTATGTTCTGGGAGCATCTCACTTACGCGATGAGTAA
- a CDS encoding PP2C family protein-serine/threonine phosphatase encodes MDSVTTLQCQNLTCLSPNALTNRFCEKCGTPLVKRYLWMMGDWVRTYYHVGELIDNRYLVKQPQIVLDTKPAQAPQAPEEPPSWLSLYLKLLPFHLHIPQVYGYIPSPDERLNMDIWLLEYGTIPLDQTGELIYPELLPTLAEVWSQASDLRQIHWLWQMAKLWHPLQRKAVVSSLLNPSLTRVNNQLLQLLELSKDEATAPNLKDLGAFWTGLIPTAAANIQDFLVSLTQELESGDLDRPESLIAILDYALQHYGGGQERSYEIFTCTDTGLMREHNEDACYPPTNQAITLAHGQNPLAIVCDGIGGQEGGEIAAQLAIETLSREINPSPTTNIEVYPDSYSLVLEQAIRVTNDLISQRNDQESRQDRQRMGTTLVMAFAQAQEMYAAHVGDSRIYWITAHSCHQVTVDDDLASREVKLGYLLYRDAIQYPNAGALVQALGMSSANNLHPTVQRLIIDQDCVFLLCSDGLSDYDRVEQYWDSEIVPLLRGEKNVTAVGESLLQLANQKNGHDNSTIALVYCRVVPAAEPVTPLVYAEAKERIIPDLNDQDFDHSGDTYPGEEVVTAIPTPPPASSSVSSRTSPPALTRVSPLVVVVIAVGVLGLLAAIAWQFLSHNPPSNPPISPAPVTGPSPTTGTTPPAPVTDTNPGTTPPAPVTDTNPGTTPSPPVTGPSPTIGTTPSAPVTGPSPPNASPN; translated from the coding sequence ATGGATTCCGTGACAACCCTCCAATGTCAAAACCTAACCTGTCTATCCCCGAACGCTCTCACTAATAGATTCTGTGAAAAATGCGGTACTCCTTTAGTTAAGCGCTATTTATGGATGATGGGTGATTGGGTGAGAACCTATTATCATGTTGGCGAGCTAATTGATAATCGTTATTTGGTCAAACAACCACAAATTGTTCTTGATACTAAACCCGCTCAAGCACCCCAAGCACCGGAAGAACCTCCTAGCTGGCTCTCCCTCTACCTAAAATTGTTACCCTTCCATCTCCACATTCCCCAAGTCTATGGCTATATTCCCAGTCCCGATGAACGCTTGAATATGGACATCTGGCTGTTGGAATACGGCACTATTCCCCTCGATCAAACGGGAGAATTAATATATCCGGAACTATTGCCCACTCTAGCCGAGGTTTGGTCGCAAGCTTCCGATTTAAGACAAATTCACTGGTTATGGCAAATGGCCAAACTCTGGCATCCCCTTCAGAGAAAGGCTGTAGTCTCTAGTCTGCTCAACCCTTCGCTGACGAGAGTGAATAATCAGCTGCTGCAATTGCTAGAATTAAGCAAAGATGAGGCCACCGCTCCCAATTTAAAAGATTTAGGAGCTTTCTGGACCGGTCTGATCCCGACGGCAGCCGCTAATATTCAAGATTTTCTCGTATCCCTGACCCAAGAGCTAGAATCCGGTGATCTCGATCGCCCGGAATCCCTGATCGCTATCCTCGATTATGCACTACAGCACTACGGTGGAGGTCAAGAACGCAGCTATGAGATTTTTACCTGCACTGATACCGGTCTGATGCGGGAACACAACGAGGATGCCTGTTATCCCCCGACTAATCAGGCCATAACCCTCGCTCATGGTCAAAATCCCCTGGCGATTGTCTGTGATGGCATCGGCGGTCAGGAAGGGGGCGAAATCGCTGCTCAATTAGCGATCGAAACCCTGTCTAGGGAAATTAATCCCAGTCCCACCACTAATATTGAAGTCTATCCCGATAGTTACAGTCTTGTCCTCGAACAGGCGATTCGTGTCACCAATGATCTGATCAGTCAACGCAATGATCAGGAGTCAAGACAAGATCGTCAGCGCATGGGTACGACTCTAGTTATGGCTTTTGCCCAGGCCCAGGAAATGTACGCGGCCCATGTGGGGGATTCCCGCATCTATTGGATTACTGCCCACAGTTGTCATCAAGTGACGGTGGATGACGATCTCGCTTCCAGGGAAGTGAAATTAGGCTATCTCCTCTATCGTGATGCCATACAGTATCCCAACGCGGGGGCCTTGGTGCAAGCTTTGGGCATGAGTAGCGCCAATAATCTCCATCCCACCGTTCAGAGGTTGATTATTGATCAAGATTGTGTTTTTCTCCTCTGTTCCGATGGTTTAAGTGATTACGATCGGGTAGAACAATACTGGGACAGTGAAATTGTGCCTCTTTTGCGAGGAGAGAAAAATGTAACCGCCGTGGGGGAAAGTTTATTACAACTAGCTAACCAGAAAAACGGTCACGATAACTCCACCATCGCCCTAGTTTATTGTCGGGTAGTTCCTGCGGCTGAACCTGTCACGCCTTTAGTTTATGCTGAGGCCAAAGAACGGATTATTCCCGATCTTAATGACCAAGATTTTGATCACAGCGGGGACACCTACCCCGGAGAAGAAGTGGTGACAGCAATACCCACTCCCCCCCCTGCATCTTCTTCGGTTTCTAGTCGTACTTCTCCCCCCGCGCTCACTAGGGTTTCACCCCTAGTCGTAGTAGTGATCGCTGTCGGTGTTCTCGGTTTGCTGGCTGCGATCGCTTGGCAATTCTTGAGTCATAATCCCCCTTCCAATCCACCGATTTCTCCCGCACCCGTCACCGGTCCGAGTCCCACGACCGGGACGACACCTCCCGCACCCGTCACCGATACCAATCCAGGGACGACACCTCCCGCACCCGTCACCGATACCAATCCAGGGACGACACCTTCCCCACCTGTCACCGGTCCGAGTCCCACGATCGGGACGACACCTTCCGCACCCGTCACCGGTCCGAGTCCCCCCAATGCTTCCCCTAACTAG
- a CDS encoding RNA-guided endonuclease InsQ/TnpB family protein: MFVLEFKVKAKTQQYQAIDDAIRTAQFIRNKCVRLWMDTKGTGKNDLYRYSKELAQDFKFADELNSTARQASAERAWSSISRFYDNCKRKVSGKKGYPQFKKSRSVEYKQSGWKLLSPKTVKFTDKKNIGVLKLVGTWDLGYFQESDIKRVRLIRRADGYYCQFVLSCDVKEDVKPSGKCIGLDVGLASFYTDHNGNKVDNPQFLRKSEKRLKRLQRRLSKKKKGSKNRQKARQRLAKAHLKVSRQRKDFAVKLARCVVRFLDVIAYEDLRVKNLVKNHCLAKSINDAAWYQFREWIEYFGVKFGKITIAVSPNYTSQNCSNCGETVKKSLSTRTHQCKCGCVLDRDENAAIKCDSFSRNLEIGG; the protein is encoded by the coding sequence ATGTTTGTCTTAGAGTTTAAAGTTAAAGCTAAAACTCAACAGTATCAAGCCATAGACGATGCTATTCGTACTGCTCAATTCATCCGTAACAAATGTGTAAGGTTATGGATGGATACAAAAGGTACGGGTAAGAACGATTTATACCGATATTCTAAAGAATTAGCTCAGGACTTTAAATTTGCCGATGAACTTAATTCAACTGCTAGACAGGCAAGTGCTGAACGTGCTTGGAGTTCAATTAGTCGTTTTTACGACAACTGTAAACGTAAAGTATCAGGCAAAAAGGGGTATCCTCAATTTAAAAAATCTCGCTCTGTTGAATACAAACAATCAGGATGGAAGCTTCTTAGCCCTAAAACTGTTAAGTTCACTGACAAGAAAAACATTGGTGTTCTTAAGTTGGTAGGAACTTGGGATTTAGGGTACTTTCAAGAATCCGATATTAAACGGGTTAGGTTGATTCGGAGAGCGGACGGTTATTATTGTCAATTTGTCCTTTCTTGTGACGTTAAAGAAGATGTTAAACCATCAGGTAAGTGTATTGGTTTAGATGTAGGTTTGGCTTCTTTCTATACAGATCACAATGGCAACAAGGTTGATAATCCTCAATTCTTGAGAAAGTCTGAGAAACGATTAAAACGACTTCAAAGGCGATTATCTAAAAAGAAAAAGGGAAGTAAAAATCGTCAAAAAGCTAGACAAAGATTAGCTAAAGCTCACCTTAAAGTAAGTAGGCAACGTAAAGACTTTGCTGTGAAATTAGCAAGGTGCGTAGTTCGCTTCTTAGATGTGATAGCCTACGAGGATTTAAGAGTTAAGAACTTAGTCAAGAATCATTGTCTAGCTAAATCGATAAATGATGCGGCCTGGTATCAGTTTCGGGAATGGATAGAGTATTTTGGGGTTAAATTCGGCAAGATAACGATTGCTGTCTCACCGAATTATACAAGCCAAAACTGTTCAAACTGTGGTGAAACTGTCAAAAAATCTTTATCGACTAGAACCCATCAGTGCAAATGTGGATGTGTTTTGGATAGGGATGAAAACGCCGCTATAAAGTGCGATTCGTTCAGTCGAAACCTAGAAATAGGGGGATGA
- a CDS encoding HNH endonuclease has product MPTEISKLLKKQKGKCTHCGHFLRDGDLMEIDHITPKSLGGNNSYNNLQLLHRHCHDEKTANDGSLGNKSDCNSVKPEPPIPDNYIWVKDMLVMT; this is encoded by the coding sequence ATGCCAACAGAAATTTCAAAACTGTTGAAAAAGCAAAAAGGGAAATGTACTCACTGTGGACACTTCTTAAGAGATGGGGATTTAATGGAGATAGACCACATCACCCCTAAATCACTAGGGGGGAATAACAGTTACAATAACCTCCAACTTCTTCATCGACATTGCCATGATGAAAAGACAGCCAATGATGGCAGTCTAGGCAACAAATCTGACTGCAATAGTGTCAAGCCAGAACCGCCCATACCAGATAATTACATCTGGGTAAAGGATATGTTGGTAATGACGTAG
- a CDS encoding SpoIID/LytB domain-containing protein produces the protein MLKIKEKKPIISIGSITAAILLSLTLIPAAMAKDVLLRVGIVQRFGDEAKEKLTLSSTSGDNLTLRMVGEDGQSQTLQTNRLQLEVIPRPLASPILQEKVILSDHATFETAENSAKNWAKMGIKVEITQPGRWQVWAKREVYENPLVRRWLLTSLQTKGHNQPYINSVLLKEKPQVSFQINGVRYFPKELEIESQKNLIQVTHSPDQVRLYGGTMRLQPNAYGTFTLVNNVPLETYLRGVVPHEIGHDAPESATQAQTIIARTYALRNLRRFQADNYELCADTHCQVYYGLTGTNPRADQAIAATRGLVLTYQNELVDALYSSTTGGVTALFSDVWDGEERPYLRAVVDSPNRVWDLSKQSLANETTFRQFINLKDGFNETGRRVFRWQKQASLADLSQDLETYLKRRKHPLAHFQKIQWMEVTKRSPSGRILTMTIQTDKGILELYKNEVRSAFGPPRSTLFYIDPIYDTNRQIQGYNFIGGGFGHGVGLSQFGSYNLARLGWSPEQILAFYYPGTTIQPLNNSIIFWRGN, from the coding sequence ATGCTAAAAATCAAGGAAAAAAAACCAATAATTAGCATCGGTTCTATAACTGCGGCGATCTTGCTCAGTTTAACCCTAATTCCTGCCGCTATGGCCAAGGATGTGCTTCTGAGAGTGGGCATTGTCCAACGTTTTGGCGATGAAGCCAAGGAAAAATTAACCCTGAGCAGTACCAGTGGTGATAATCTCACCCTCCGCATGGTGGGAGAAGATGGCCAATCCCAAACCCTGCAAACCAATCGCCTACAATTAGAAGTTATTCCCCGTCCCCTCGCTTCTCCCATCCTCCAAGAAAAAGTCATTTTAAGCGACCACGCCACCTTTGAAACCGCCGAAAATAGTGCCAAAAATTGGGCAAAAATGGGCATTAAAGTGGAAATTACCCAACCCGGACGCTGGCAGGTTTGGGCAAAGCGAGAAGTTTATGAAAATCCCCTAGTGCGACGTTGGTTGCTGACCAGTTTGCAAACCAAAGGCCACAATCAACCCTATATTAATAGTGTTTTACTCAAAGAAAAGCCGCAAGTTTCTTTCCAGATCAACGGGGTGCGCTATTTTCCCAAAGAATTAGAAATCGAGAGCCAAAAAAACCTGATTCAAGTCACCCATAGCCCCGATCAGGTACGTTTGTACGGGGGAACTATGCGCCTACAGCCCAACGCCTACGGCACTTTTACCCTAGTTAATAACGTTCCCCTCGAAACCTACCTGCGCGGGGTTGTACCCCACGAAATCGGTCATGATGCCCCAGAAAGTGCCACCCAGGCGCAAACTATTATCGCCCGCACCTACGCCCTCCGCAATCTCCGCCGTTTTCAAGCCGATAATTACGAACTCTGTGCCGATACCCATTGTCAAGTTTATTATGGATTGACGGGAACTAATCCCCGGGCTGATCAAGCGATCGCAGCCACGCGAGGCCTGGTTTTAACCTACCAAAATGAGTTAGTGGATGCCCTTTATTCCTCCACCACCGGCGGGGTAACTGCCCTCTTTAGTGATGTGTGGGATGGGGAAGAAAGACCTTATCTCCGGGCAGTGGTAGACTCCCCTAATCGAGTTTGGGATCTGTCGAAACAATCTCTCGCTAATGAGACAACTTTTCGCCAGTTTATTAATCTTAAAGATGGTTTTAATGAGACGGGGCGACGGGTTTTTCGCTGGCAAAAACAAGCTTCTTTAGCTGATTTGAGTCAAGACCTAGAAACCTATCTAAAACGCAGAAAACATCCCCTCGCCCACTTCCAGAAAATCCAATGGATGGAAGTGACTAAGCGCTCTCCTTCTGGTCGGATTCTGACTATGACCATTCAAACCGATAAGGGGATTTTGGAACTCTATAAAAATGAGGTGCGTAGCGCTTTTGGACCGCCTCGCAGTACCCTATTCTACATCGATCCTATCTACGATACCAATCGACAGATCCAGGGTTATAACTTTATTGGTGGCGGTTTCGGCCACGGGGTAGGATTAAGTCAATTTGGTTCCTATAATTTAGCCCGTTTGGGTTGGTCTCCCGAACAAATTCTCGCTTTCTATTATCCCGGCACCACCATCCAACCTCTCAATAATTCGATTATCTTTTGGCGAGGAAATTAA
- a CDS encoding potassium channel family protein, which yields MQSIKFFSSMRPQNRQFAVIGLGRFGRAVCETLRKQGYQVVGTDIDEGLVAQALSDRIVDNAIELDSTKPNALREAGIFETDTVIVAIGKYVEESIITTLNCKEAGVNFVAAKASTEIHGKLLKKVGADLVVFPEYDAGCELAHRLTRPSILERFDLDPEHSIVELKVPEAFHGKTLAELEIRNRYGLNIVAVGNAEKFKINPNPQERLHKDLAMVVIGSNRDIQRLPI from the coding sequence ATGCAATCAATTAAATTTTTTAGTAGTATGCGTCCCCAAAATCGTCAATTTGCCGTCATCGGATTAGGCAGATTTGGGCGCGCCGTCTGTGAAACCCTACGCAAACAAGGTTATCAGGTGGTAGGGACAGATATTGACGAAGGATTAGTAGCGCAAGCGTTATCTGATCGGATAGTAGATAATGCGATCGAGCTTGATTCTACCAAACCTAACGCTCTGCGAGAAGCGGGAATTTTTGAAACCGATACGGTGATTGTCGCTATTGGTAAATACGTGGAAGAAAGTATCATTACTACTCTCAATTGTAAGGAAGCGGGGGTTAATTTTGTCGCCGCTAAAGCCTCCACAGAAATCCATGGAAAATTACTCAAAAAAGTTGGTGCAGATTTAGTAGTTTTTCCCGAATACGATGCTGGTTGTGAGTTAGCGCACCGTTTAACTAGACCATCAATTTTAGAACGATTTGATCTCGATCCCGAACATAGTATTGTCGAGTTAAAAGTCCCGGAAGCTTTTCACGGTAAAACCCTAGCAGAGTTAGAAATTCGTAATCGTTATGGGTTAAATATTGTCGCTGTCGGTAATGCGGAAAAATTCAAGATTAACCCCAATCCCCAAGAAAGATTACACAAGGATTTAGCAATGGTGGTGATTGGTTCTAACCGAGATATTCAGCGTTTACCGATTTGA
- a CDS encoding IS5-like element ISMae4 family transposase: protein MFISKIMDYQNLSDEQFKRRFGVYKPTYRKMVESVKSVEADSNSPSKRGPKPKLSIEEQVLVTLEYWREYRTYFHIGTSWELSESTICRIVNKTEKMLLQSGNFRLKGKKALLNQAEIPVITVMDVTETPIERPQKKQKDFLGGKRGYHTLKSQLVADQNTEEIICVFCGKGRGHDFSLFKKSRVRFHPLTTSIEDSGYQGIAAYHSNSYTPKKKSKNRKLTELEKEYNKALAKERIIIEHINRKLKTFKILSCKYRNRRRRYSLRVNLLAAIYNCELGIGIAAS, encoded by the coding sequence ATGTTTATTAGCAAAATTATGGATTATCAAAACTTATCAGATGAACAATTCAAACGCCGTTTCGGTGTGTATAAACCAACATATAGAAAGATGGTAGAATCAGTAAAAAGTGTTGAAGCCGACTCTAATTCACCATCTAAAAGGGGACCGAAACCTAAACTATCTATAGAAGAACAAGTTTTAGTAACGTTAGAATATTGGCGAGAATATAGAACATATTTTCACATTGGTACAAGCTGGGAACTATCAGAATCAACTATATGTCGGATTGTAAATAAGACGGAAAAAATGCTTTTACAATCGGGAAACTTCCGTTTAAAAGGAAAAAAAGCTTTACTCAATCAAGCAGAGATACCGGTCATAACGGTAATGGATGTAACGGAAACTCCCATTGAACGCCCCCAAAAGAAACAGAAAGATTTTTTGGGAGGTAAAAGAGGTTATCATACTTTAAAATCCCAATTAGTAGCTGATCAAAATACCGAGGAAATTATCTGTGTCTTTTGTGGGAAAGGTAGAGGTCATGATTTTAGTTTATTTAAAAAAAGTCGAGTTCGTTTTCATCCTTTAACTACCAGCATAGAAGACAGTGGTTATCAGGGAATAGCTGCATACCATAGTAATAGTTATACACCGAAAAAGAAATCGAAAAATAGAAAATTAACAGAGTTAGAAAAAGAGTATAACAAGGCTTTAGCCAAAGAAAGGATTATCATTGAACATATAAATAGGAAACTCAAAACCTTTAAAATCTTATCCTGTAAATATCGGAATCGTCGTCGAAGATATAGTTTAAGAGTTAACTTGTTGGCGGCTATTTATAACTGTGAGTTAGGGATAGGTATAGCAGCTTCTTAA